A genomic window from Candidatus Bathyarchaeota archaeon includes:
- a CDS encoding N-6 DNA methylase encodes MKPLDKTLRNQLENTVKEARDIAENAAKIALEQLGVERPKPFAHLSEAERELRRKLRVHGRQLGDLLNGDKAQKMDRLIEEVAYEHWHRMLFARFLSENNLLMYPDPANPVPVTLEECEDLAPKEGAKNGWELAARYAAHMLPQIFRQNSPVFQLTLSPEHQQKLEQLINELPHEVFTATDSLGWVYQFWQAKKKDEVNASEVKIGARELPVVTQLFTEPYMVSFLLDNSIGAWWAAQRLTKNDLVTAKNENELRQKASISDVPLKYLRFIKNESESWTLAAGNFNNWPQDLSNLKIIDPCCGSGHFLVATLLMLVPMRMDVEGISPRDAVDAVLRDNIQGLEIDQRCVELAAFALALAAWRYPGSGGYRQLSEINVACSGLAINVKRDEWLALADDSPELRYVLEELYRQFSNAPLLGSLINPKLGLGEGSLIGMKWQEVAPLMIRTISSEMDIEKKEMQIVAQGVAKAATLLANKYHLVVTNVPYLTQGKQNDALREFCKKYYPTAKNDLATVFLDRCLDLCTKGGTCNIVLPQNWLFLARFNKFRRKLLKNDVWNLIARLGSGAFETITGEVVKAILLSITRITNNSRTDSQLEPYVKNNLLKGIDVSKFGTVPEKATNLATGKISQVGQATQLNNPDAVILFEERSHKRLLRDFAISLTGAHTLDIHQFRFFFWEIDKLRNKWNFHMSTPEKNKNYSGLSFVSYTREKGEKFAKLAAEMKKEGFLGGWLSGNKAWGKKGVACSWMHRLPASIYNGAVYDNMVAVILPEDEKNLSAIWCFCSSPEFNKEVRKINQKMQVANSTLAKVPFDLDYWNKIAQVKYPCGLPKPYSSDPTQWIFHGHLAQSTNPLQVAIIRIMGYCWPAEVDNTLDLSEEGCLLREKAKNLSSFTDHDGIICIPSVRGELKAEDRLEDILAAAYGIEWCSAKRSELLAKADYAEKTLESWLRNKFFIQHCKLFHDRPLIWQIWDGLSDGFSALINYHKLDAKLLETLIYTYLGDWINHQKQDKVRGIDGAEEKLTAAEILKKRLELILEGEEPYDIFVRWKPIEQQPIGWNPDLNDGVRVNIRPFMSVPDIGKKGAGILRDKPNIKWNKDRGKDVQSAPWFKLGPKYGGREGDRINDHHLSLAEKKAARKKSK; translated from the coding sequence ATGAAACCGTTAGATAAAACGCTGAGAAATCAACTTGAAAATACCGTAAAAGAAGCACGAGATATTGCTGAAAATGCAGCTAAAATCGCTTTGGAACAACTTGGCGTTGAACGACCTAAACCTTTTGCTCATCTAAGTGAAGCTGAGCGTGAGCTACGTCGGAAACTGCGAGTTCATGGTCGCCAATTAGGTGACCTTCTAAATGGAGACAAAGCTCAGAAAATGGACAGGCTAATCGAAGAAGTAGCTTATGAACACTGGCACCGTATGCTATTTGCACGCTTCCTCTCTGAGAACAATTTGCTAATGTACCCCGATCCAGCTAATCCAGTCCCTGTAACACTAGAAGAATGCGAAGACCTTGCTCCTAAAGAGGGGGCTAAGAACGGCTGGGAACTTGCAGCTCGATATGCTGCACACATGCTTCCACAAATTTTCAGACAAAATTCCCCCGTCTTTCAATTGACGTTATCCCCAGAACATCAGCAAAAGTTAGAGCAACTTATAAACGAGTTGCCTCACGAAGTATTTACTGCTACTGATTCTTTAGGGTGGGTTTATCAGTTTTGGCAAGCAAAAAAGAAAGATGAAGTGAATGCTTCTGAGGTCAAAATTGGCGCCCGTGAATTACCTGTTGTAACTCAACTTTTCACAGAACCTTACATGGTAAGTTTTCTGCTAGATAATTCAATTGGTGCATGGTGGGCTGCACAGAGATTAACAAAAAATGATTTAGTAACTGCTAAAAATGAAAATGAACTCAGGCAAAAAGCATCTATTTCTGATGTGCCATTAAAATATTTACGCTTTATTAAGAATGAAAGTGAATCATGGACACTTGCTGCGGGAAATTTTAATAATTGGCCACAGGATTTGAGCAACCTTAAGATTATTGATCCCTGTTGTGGTTCAGGACACTTTTTAGTAGCCACTTTACTGATGTTGGTGCCCATGCGTATGGATGTTGAGGGCATTTCGCCCAGAGACGCAGTAGATGCTGTTTTGCGTGATAATATTCAAGGGTTGGAAATTGATCAGCGTTGTGTAGAACTTGCTGCTTTTGCTTTAGCTCTAGCTGCTTGGCGATATCCGGGTTCAGGAGGTTACCGCCAATTATCAGAAATAAATGTTGCTTGTTCAGGTTTAGCCATTAATGTGAAAAGGGACGAATGGTTAGCGCTTGCAGATGATAGCCCTGAACTGCGTTATGTTTTAGAAGAGCTTTACCGCCAATTCAGCAATGCACCGTTATTGGGTAGCCTGATTAATCCTAAACTAGGCTTAGGTGAAGGGTCATTAATAGGAATGAAGTGGCAAGAAGTTGCTCCACTAATGATTAGGACAATTTCTTCGGAAATGGATATAGAGAAAAAAGAGATGCAAATCGTAGCACAGGGAGTTGCGAAAGCAGCAACATTACTTGCAAATAAATATCACTTAGTTGTTACTAATGTGCCCTATTTGACTCAGGGTAAGCAGAATGATGCTTTGAGAGAATTCTGCAAAAAATACTACCCGACCGCTAAGAATGATCTGGCAACTGTTTTTCTTGATCGATGCTTAGATCTTTGTACTAAAGGGGGAACTTGTAATATTGTATTACCTCAGAATTGGCTGTTTTTAGCTCGCTTTAATAAATTTAGACGAAAATTACTTAAGAATGACGTTTGGAATTTGATTGCCCGCTTAGGTTCAGGAGCTTTTGAGACCATTACAGGAGAAGTAGTAAAAGCAATTTTGCTTTCAATTACCCGTATAACTAATAACAGTAGGACAGATTCACAGCTGGAACCTTATGTGAAAAACAATTTGTTAAAAGGCATTGATGTTTCTAAATTTGGCACTGTACCTGAAAAAGCAACAAACTTGGCTACTGGCAAAATCAGCCAAGTGGGACAAGCAACGCAATTGAATAATCCAGATGCCGTTATTCTTTTCGAGGAAAGATCTCACAAACGACTTCTTAGAGATTTCGCGATATCTCTAACAGGGGCACACACATTAGATATACATCAGTTTCGATTCTTTTTCTGGGAAATTGATAAGCTGAGAAACAAATGGAACTTTCATATGAGTACACCTGAGAAAAACAAAAACTATTCCGGCTTATCTTTTGTTAGCTATACACGAGAAAAAGGAGAAAAATTTGCTAAACTAGCAGCAGAAATGAAAAAAGAAGGCTTTCTCGGCGGCTGGTTATCTGGAAATAAAGCGTGGGGAAAAAAAGGAGTTGCATGTTCATGGATGCACAGACTACCTGCGAGCATCTATAATGGTGCTGTTTATGATAACATGGTGGCTGTAATTCTTCCTGAAGATGAAAAAAACCTTTCTGCAATTTGGTGCTTTTGTTCATCACCTGAATTCAATAAAGAAGTAAGAAAAATTAACCAAAAAATGCAAGTAGCAAATAGCACGCTCGCCAAAGTCCCATTCGATCTTGACTATTGGAACAAAATAGCCCAAGTGAAGTACCCCTGTGGTTTACCTAAGCCCTATTCTAGTGATCCTACGCAGTGGATTTTCCATGGTCATCTCGCCCAGAGTACGAATCCTCTGCAAGTTGCTATAATCCGCATAATGGGTTATTGTTGGCCAGCAGAGGTTGATAACACTTTAGACCTTTCTGAAGAAGGCTGTTTATTGAGGGAGAAAGCAAAAAATTTGTCATCGTTTACTGATCACGATGGAATTATCTGTATTCCATCAGTACGAGGAGAGCTTAAAGCGGAGGACCGACTTGAAGACATTTTAGCTGCTGCTTATGGTATTGAATGGTGCTCTGCGAAGAGGTCTGAATTACTTGCTAAAGCAGATTACGCAGAAAAGACTTTGGAATCTTGGTTAAGAAATAAGTTCTTCATCCAACATTGTAAATTGTTCCATGACAGACCATTAATCTGGCAAATCTGGGATGGTCTAAGTGATGGTTTTTCAGCACTCATAAATTATCATAAACTTGATGCCAAATTGCTAGAGACATTAATTTACACATACTTGGGAGATTGGATTAACCATCAGAAACAAGATAAAGTTAGAGGCATTGATGGCGCGGAAGAAAAACTTACTGCTGCTGAAATATTGAAAAAACGGTTGGAACTTATACTCGAGGGAGAAGAACCCTATGACATTTTTGTACGGTGGAAACCTATTGAACAGCAGCCTATTGGATGGAACCCTGATTTGAATGATGGTGTAAGGGTAAATATTAGACCGTTTATGAGCGTGCCCGATATAGGGAAGAAGGGAGCAGGAATACTCCGGGATAAACCTAACATTAAATGGAATAAAGATAGAGGTAAGGATGTGCAATCGGCGCCGTGGTTCAAGTTAGGTCCAAAATACGGTGGACGTGAAGGCGACCGAATTAACGACCATCACTTAAGTCTAGCTGAAAAAAAGGCAGCTAGGAAAAAATCAAAATAA
- a CDS encoding DUF1788 domain-containing protein, protein MSKISRLIQSYGRFIAVPWQDVAAPQRVIFCVYNEEDELQLRAKIDEFDIATRQANHGWVVFDLTDTFANWLCSQRYKKSYFKTPELLSTLIPQYLVYIKKEFEKFLETSKVDANTVVALKGVGSIFGFLKVKEIVDTLSALVKGRLVVFFPGTYEDSNYRLLDGYDGWNYLAVTITADKDL, encoded by the coding sequence ATGAGCAAAATTAGCCGGCTGATACAGTCTTATGGTCGGTTTATAGCGGTTCCTTGGCAAGATGTAGCTGCGCCTCAACGGGTTATTTTTTGTGTGTATAACGAAGAAGATGAGCTTCAGCTTCGCGCTAAGATTGATGAGTTTGATATTGCAACCCGACAGGCAAATCATGGTTGGGTTGTTTTTGATCTGACTGATACGTTTGCTAATTGGCTTTGCAGTCAACGTTATAAGAAGAGTTACTTCAAGACGCCAGAACTTCTCTCAACGCTCATACCTCAGTACCTTGTTTATATTAAAAAAGAATTTGAGAAGTTTCTTGAAACTAGCAAAGTGGATGCAAATACGGTTGTTGCTTTGAAAGGAGTTGGCTCGATTTTTGGTTTTTTGAAGGTTAAAGAGATCGTTGACACTCTTTCTGCTCTTGTAAAGGGAAGGCTCGTAGTTTTTTTCCCAGGAACTTATGAAGATAGCAATTACCGTTTATTAGATGGTTATGACGGCTGGAATTATCTTGCCGTGACGATTACAGCAGATAAGGACTTATGA
- a CDS encoding phosphoadenosine phosphosulfate reductase family protein, giving the protein MENNNEKHILSFGAGLNSTALLVMLVEENYPLDEVVFADTGGEVPETYKHLKKVDSYLHKYGIPLTIVKSKNGTLYNTCKRRKVIPSQIWRWSTRDYKITPIHAHYRSFDVPVIQYLGIAYEERNRKKKSRVPYVTNVFPLIERKLDRQDCIEIIMKAGLPMPVRSGCYFCPFNSLSRWKELYTKHPDLFLKAKELEETSKHFPKQRLMKWTLGTLQKKLEKKERLPKVYVKRLCSSECII; this is encoded by the coding sequence TTGGAAAACAATAATGAAAAACATATTCTAAGTTTTGGTGCAGGATTGAATTCGACGGCGTTGCTTGTTATGCTGGTGGAGGAAAACTATCCTTTGGATGAGGTTGTTTTTGCTGATACAGGTGGAGAAGTCCCTGAAACGTATAAGCACCTAAAAAAAGTTGATTCATATCTACATAAATATGGTATTCCTTTGACAATTGTAAAATCTAAAAATGGAACATTATATAACACTTGTAAGCGACGAAAGGTAATTCCTTCCCAAATTTGGCGTTGGTCAACCAGAGATTACAAAATTACTCCGATACATGCCCATTATCGCTCTTTTGATGTACCCGTTATTCAGTATTTAGGAATTGCTTACGAAGAAAGAAATAGAAAGAAAAAAAGTCGTGTACCCTATGTTACGAATGTTTTTCCTCTTATTGAAAGAAAATTAGATCGGCAAGACTGTATCGAGATAATAATGAAGGCAGGTTTGCCAATGCCCGTTAGAAGTGGATGTTATTTCTGTCCATTTAATTCACTTTCAAGATGGAAAGAACTTTACACAAAACATCCTGATTTATTTTTGAAAGCCAAAGAGCTTGAAGAAACATCAAAACATTTTCCAAAACAGAGATTGATGAAATGGACGCTTGGAACTTTGCAGAAAAAACTTGAGAAAAAAGAGAGACTGCCAAAAGTTTACGTTAAGAGACTATGCAGTAGCGAATGTATAATTTGA
- a CDS encoding ribbon-helix-helix protein, CopG family: MNKDKISIALTKSLLKQINSECKKTGLSRSSYIEMILRQYCRTYLIEKKVEHHTTILEPLIS; this comes from the coding sequence ATGAACAAAGACAAAATTTCCATCGCACTAACAAAAAGTCTTCTTAAGCAAATTAATAGCGAATGCAAGAAAACAGGGCTTTCACGATCAAGTTACATTGAAATGATTCTGAGACAATACTGTCGAACTTACCTTATCGAAAAGAAAGTGGAACACCACACAACAATTCTAGAACCTCTAATATCATAA
- a CDS encoding DUF1073 domain-containing protein, translating to MATKTNNGSFDDPRGIYGSTADVSFGSPISMDQIVFAAMREPVAKRVVVDVAFDMIAKGFKVEEEAEEPNPEWSRQVSRVLDELDTKEKLRELVIFERLYGWAALGLSIIDYGEDPSKPVQNPRKVTSLTVFSDHNCTIQSSDEEKSTESEHAGLPNLYTVKIDSKQKKIHWTRMIHFASRKMGHPWRGVPALAVLYSDLTAYRNAREQIVHTIKTHAGGFADITLKGKKSQRQLEKFEQDNDLANLDSRTRFVHDNNSRIDWIGAKGKALDPGPYVDVSLESLSCGSRIPVSHLKGATAGTIAGSEVNDREYWGGVAMQQSLLERTIWDLIDLLMETSQIDQVEDYNIVWPPGFELSDQTIADIKLKEAQAHKLQLDWMTVNEVRADQGLDPLPDGKGEIVISLPQGGET from the coding sequence TTGGCAACGAAAACTAACAATGGCTCTTTTGATGATCCTCGAGGAATATACGGTAGCACAGCAGATGTTTCTTTTGGCAGCCCAATAAGCATGGACCAGATTGTTTTTGCTGCAATGCGAGAACCTGTCGCCAAGAGGGTTGTGGTTGATGTTGCCTTTGATATGATAGCTAAAGGCTTCAAGGTCGAAGAAGAAGCTGAGGAACCGAATCCGGAATGGAGCAGACAGGTCAGTCGTGTCTTAGACGAGTTAGACACTAAAGAGAAACTTCGGGAATTAGTCATCTTTGAGCGCTTGTATGGCTGGGCAGCCCTCGGATTGTCAATCATAGATTATGGTGAAGATCCCAGCAAACCTGTACAGAATCCTCGAAAAGTTACATCTTTGACTGTTTTCAGTGACCATAACTGCACCATACAATCTAGTGACGAAGAAAAGAGCACAGAAAGCGAACATGCTGGACTCCCAAACCTTTACACAGTCAAAATTGATTCTAAGCAAAAGAAAATCCACTGGACCCGAATGATCCATTTTGCATCCCGAAAAATGGGACACCCATGGAGAGGTGTTCCAGCACTTGCAGTTCTTTATAGCGATTTAACAGCATACCGGAATGCTAGGGAGCAGATCGTTCATACAATCAAGACTCATGCTGGCGGATTTGCTGACATCACTTTGAAGGGAAAGAAGAGTCAGCGGCAACTTGAAAAATTTGAACAAGATAACGATTTGGCAAACTTGGACTCCAGGACCCGTTTTGTTCACGACAACAATAGCAGGATTGACTGGATTGGCGCCAAAGGCAAAGCTTTGGATCCTGGACCCTACGTTGATGTTAGCCTTGAAAGCCTCAGTTGTGGCAGCCGAATTCCTGTTTCTCATTTGAAGGGAGCAACTGCTGGCACTATCGCAGGTTCTGAAGTAAACGATAGGGAATACTGGGGTGGAGTTGCCATGCAGCAATCTCTCCTGGAACGGACAATCTGGGATCTGATTGATTTGTTGATGGAGACTAGCCAGATTGACCAAGTTGAGGACTACAATATTGTGTGGCCGCCAGGCTTCGAGTTATCCGATCAGACAATCGCTGACATCAAGTTGAAGGAAGCTCAGGCGCACAAGCTGCAGCTAGATTGGATGACAGTTAACGAGGTTCGAGCTGACCAAGGCTTAGATCCCCTGCCAGACGGAAAAGGGGAGATTGTAATTAGTTTACCTCAAGGGGGAGAAACATAG